The following proteins come from a genomic window of Pseudochaenichthys georgianus chromosome 19, fPseGeo1.2, whole genome shotgun sequence:
- the LOC139435807 gene encoding uncharacterized protein has protein sequence MAPKDPLLGTLRVCVLSLQSEGGLVTDSSPHLASCCELLELLLRKGLQQPVLSLVHRDYWHCFEQLNHKDACGRLSSLSLVLEQTRVCRKLLSAQGRGRFLLRLALHRRVLPQLLTHLLHTPRVLEWYSPEVSILRNEAFLEPFMSLLLVLANMDFKLDMENCSFLDESWILPVCEKYEVVPCREVGLVLRFLEQQKQQLEHQKQQLEQQKQQLEQQLEHQKQQLEQQLEHQKQQLEQQLEQQLEQQLKQQKQPLEHQKQQLEQQKQQLEHQKQQLEHQKQQLEQQLEQQLEQQLEQQKQQLEQQLEHQKQPLEQQLEQQLEHQKQPRSGHSLEQCPHILKKTHREKMDFLKGKGVLEPWELIKEKDRTLEGPYWGGSSMVP, from the exons ATGGCTCCTAAAGACCCTCTGCTCGGCACTCTGAGAG tgtgtgtgttgagcctTCAGTCAGAGGGGGGGCTGGTGACGGACAGCAGCCCCCACCTGGCCTCCTGCTGTGAGCTGCTGGAGCTGCTGCTGAGGAAGGGGCTGCAGC AGCCGGTGCTCAGCCTCGTGCACAGAGACTACTGGCACTGCTTCGAGCAGCTGAACCACAAAGACGCCTGCGGCAG actctcctccctctccctggTCCTGGAGCAGACCAGAGTCTGCAGGAAGCTGCTCTCGGCTCAGGGACGAGGACGCTTCCTGCTCCGCCTCGCGCTGCATCGCAGGGTCCTCCCTCAGCTGCTCACACACCTGCTGCACACCCCCCGGGTCCTGGAG tgGTACAGTCCGGAAGTGTCCATCCTCAGGAACGAGGCGTTTCTAG AGCCGTTCATGTCTCTGCTGCTCGTCCTCGCAAACATGGACTTCAAACTGGACATGGAG AACTGCAGTTTCCTGGACGAGAGCTGGATCCTGCcg GTGTGTGAGAAGTACGAGGTGGTGCCGTGTCGGGAGGTCGGCCTCGTGCTCAGGTTT TTGGAACAACAGAAACAACAGTTGGAACACCAGAAACAACAGTTGGAACAACAGAAACAACAGTTGGAACAACAGTTGGAACACCAGAAACAACAGTTGGAACAACAGTTGGAACACCAGAAACAACAGTTGGAACAACAGTTGGAACAACAGTTGGAACAACAGTTGAAACAACAGAAACAACCGTTGGAACACCAGAAACAACAGTTGGAACAACAGAAACAACAGTTGGAACACCAGAAACAACAGTTGGAACACCAGAAACAACAGTTGGAACAACAGTTGGAACAACAGTTGGAACAACAGTTGGAACAACAGAAACAACAGTTGGAACAACAGTTGGAACACCAGAAACAACCGTTGGAACAACAGTTGGAACAACAGTTGGAACACCAGAAACAACC AAGAAGTGGTCACTCATTGGAGCAGTGTCCACACATCCTgaagaaaacacacagagaAAAAATGGACTTCTTGAAAGGAAAAGGG GTATTGGAACCTTGGGAGCTGATCAAGGAGAAGGACCGTACGCTGGAAGGACCCTACTGGGGTGGGTCTTCTATGGTCCCCTAA
- the LOC117465109 gene encoding stonustoxin subunit alpha-like encodes MATEEMNVAALGRPFTLGMLYDSRSDRLVPGPRLWNEETLKVKTTETSQPSSYLGMSASDSIESKSNMLDIDASLKASVMGGLIKVGGSAKYLNDQKQFKNQSRVTFQYKATTKFKELSIDDMTLDTKQMEVIKEGLATHVVTGILYGAHAFFVFDSEKLEASQVKKIEGSMQAVIKKIPCLNIKGKVDIKLTAAEKALTDTFSCKFHGDFRLKSNPATFKDAVQTYVELPQLLGTNGENSVPVAVWLMPLKCFDPKAPELMTGISIGLVIKVQEALEDLKETQRRCNDSLGDKVVESFPVLHKQLSTFLKLCGYYESRLQQTVAEKLPSIRAAKEDESSLEEVFKARHTSPFSHEKLTKWLDHKEREINIIRSCVDIMKDVKIVQNRSELDREVLGNDFVMCFVFTSMESADPCLEAMDQYANSLECASTEEEPWYYSDKVLQIMQHNTTVFMANVKSGEAYCFLIAAIENEKFEGSTLYFYERGVLKTENRT; translated from the exons ATGGCCACAGAAGAAATGAACGTTGCTGCTCTGGGACGACCGTTCACCCTAGGGATGCTCTATGATTCTCGGAGTGACAGACTGGTGCCAG GTCCCAGATTGTGGAATGAGGAAACTTTAAAAGTAAAAACAACTGAAACCTCTCAGCCGAGCAGTTATTTGGGAATGTCTGCATCTGACTCCATTGAATCCAAGTCGAACATGCTGGACATTGACGCTTCTCTGAAGGCCAGTGTCATGGGTGGACTGATAAAAGTTGGAGGATCTGCCAAATACCTGAACGATCAGAAACAATTCAAGAATCAGAGCAGAGTGACCTTTCAGTACAAAGCTACCACCAAGTTCAAGGAGTTGTCAATTGATGATATGACCCTGGACACCAAACAGATGGAGGTTATTAAGGAGGGCTTGGCGACGCATGTAGTCACAGGCATCCTGTATGGGGCACATGCTTTCTTCGTGTTTGACAGTGAGAAGTTAGAAGCCAGCCAGGTTAAGAAGATAGAGGGCAGCATGCAAGCTGTGATAAAGAAGATTCCTTGTTTAAATATTAAGGGGAAGGTTGACATCAAGCTGACGGCTGCAGAGAAAGCCCTGACTGACACTTTCTCCTGCAAATTCCACGGAGACTTCCGTCTTAAAAGCAACCCAGCAACATTTAAAGATGCAGTGCAGACCTATGTAGAACTTCCACAGCTACTGGGAACAAATGGAGAGAATTCGGTCCCAGTGGCGGTCTGGCTGATGCCGCTGAAGTGTTTTGATCCCAAAGCTCCTGAGCTGATGACCGGGATCAGCATCGGACTAGTTATCAAGGTGCAGGAAGCTCTGGAAGATTTAAAGGAAACACAAAGGAGATGCAACGATTCTCTGGGAGACAAAGTGGTAGAGAGTTTCCCCGTGCTTCACAAACAGTTGAGCACTTTCCTCAAACTGTGTGGTTATTATGAATCCCGCCTCCAACAGACCGTGGCAGAGAAACTTCCCTCCATCCGAGCAGCAAAGGAAGATGAGAGCTCACTGGAAGAAGTCTTTAAAGCCAGGCACACGTCACCCTTCAGCCATGAAAAACTAACCAAGTGGCTGGatcacaaagagagagaaaTCAACATCATCAGGTCCTGTGTGGATATCATGAAGGACGTTAAGATCGTCCAGAACCGGTCTGAGCTGGACAGAGAGGTTCTTGGAAACGACTTTGTTATGTGCTTTGTTTTCACCTCCATGGAGAGTGCTGACCCCTGCCTCGAAGCGATGGATCAATACGCAAACTCACTAGAATGCGCAAGCACTGAAGAGGAGCCATGGTACTACTCAGATAAGGTCTTACAAATCATGCAACACAATACCACAGTTTTCATGGCCAATGTGAAATCAGGCGAGGCCTATTGTTTCCTCATAGCAGCCATTGAAAATGAGAAATTCGAAGGATCAACCCTCTACTTCTACGAGAGAGGCGTTCTGAAGACTGAAAACCGCACATGA